The stretch of DNA AACAGAACCAGCCACAAAACACGTCGTGAATAACTATTGCGCCAGACGTAACGCAAATGacttcatttttggaaaactcataGGCGAAGGCAGTTTTAGCGTAGTGTATCTAGCAAAAGATATCCACACGTCGAAAGAATATGCAGGTAGGTTCTAACTATCTTTTTCACATATCtcactattaaaaaaaatccattttaatTGCAGTGAAAGTTTGTGAGAAGCAACTAATTGTTCGAGAGAAGAAACAGGAATATGTGAAACGAGAACGCGAAGCGCTCAATAGGTTAAGCGTTTTACCGGGCTTTTTAAACTTGTACTGCACATTTCAAGATTCCAGTAAACTGTATTTTGTTATGACCTATGCAAAAAACGGTACATTGCTGCAATTTTTGGAGAAACACAAGACATTCGATGTTGCATGTGCTAGGTTTTACGCAGCGGAAATTCTTCACGCTGTAGAACAAATGcataattataatataatacataGAGATCTAAAGCCGGAGAATATTCTTTTGGATGAAAACTTCCACATTATGATCGCGGATTTCGGATCATCAAGAATtgacgataaagaacaaaacattAGCAGTAAAGAGAGGGATGAGAAGGAAGATACGGAATCCGAATCCGAGGAGACAAAAAATGACCAGAAACTAGTAAAGCGAAAAAGAGGCAGCTTCGTAGGAACCGCGCAATACGTTTCGCCTGAAATTCTGCAAGGAAGACATTCAACCAGATCGTCTGATTTATGGTCGTTTGGATGTATAATATATCAAATGATCGCAGGCTTTCCACCGTTTCGTGGTCCTAACGACTATCTAATATTCaagaaaatagaaaaactaGAATTGATATTTCCAGTCGCTTTTGATCCAGATGCTAAGGATTTAATTAGTAAGCTATTAGTTCTGGACCCCCGGAAAAGGTTGGGGGCTGAAGACAATTTGCCTTACGCAAGCATTCGGAATCATCCGTTCTTCAAAAGCATCGATTtttcgaaaatacgaaaattaaACTCACCCTTACGCGATTCGATCAGTAACGGAACGGAACGAACTAATGATTGCAGTGTTGAATGCGGGTTCGATTTTCCAGAAAATATAACACCCGGTTTGGATGATAAGCATATTACTAGATTAATGGGTCTGGAATTGGGATCCCAAGTTGAAGTATCTAGCTCTTCAACGTCTCACGTCACAGGTACGTACTTTTATATGCATAACGATAATTTCTGAAGAATATGACTAGGAGACATACTCTGCctattggaaaaaataattcaaagttTCATTTCTGGTATTTGGAACATTATTaagatatattaggttgggaaaaaacattatttttgcgtgaaattcagaACATTATTTAAGATGTTTCGGATTGCTCGATTTGGGTCAAacgtgcaccgttttgttgccaTTTTGAAGATTCATGATTTCTCTCTTATAGAAGTCTTGGTTTTTAATGGTGAAAAACTCTAgtaattgattttcaaaatcttctcttgatctcaatttcactcaggaagttttgcaatgcgaggtGATAATCGCTTGGCGCTGGATCCGAACTATGCATGAAAACTTCTCAAACGGTCTCCCGGAGTTTCTGGCAAGTCATTTCAGACGTGTGTGGCCTTTCGTTGTCctaatggaacacaacaccgGTTCTGTTGCCCAATTCTGGCCATTTCTCTAGtttcgcggtctactcgagtttagaagggtgacatactaggctgtcaaaaaagtcctgcggtattttttttgaatattcatttgttcataaaattagttacaatcatctgttttaagtgaaatatgcgccgttttgttcgatgacttgttcccaacgagatgccaacttaataatacccctgttatagaagctcgcttccttattggcaaaaaactccgatagccaattttcacaggcctcttttgtggctaacttctgactacctagctcgttcgccatggacaaaaacaggtggtagtcacttggtgcaaggtccggactatacggcggatgcaaaagaacctcccatccgagctcccggagcttctggcgcgtcaccaaagaagtgtgtggcctggcgttgtcctgatggaagacaacgcggcctctgtttatcaaagatggcctcttcttcatgagtgctaccttcaagcggtccaattgttggcagtacagatccaaattgagcgtttggccatagggaagcagctcataatagattattccttgacaatcccaccaaacacacagcagaaccttcctggccgttaatgagggcttggccaccgtctgagccgcttcagcgggcttcgaccacgaccgtttgcgcttcacattgtcgtaagtgacccacttttcatcgccagtcaccatccgcttcagaaacgggtcgattttgttgcgattcagcagcgattcacatgcgtcgatacggtcaaagatgttttttttttgcgtcaacgtgtgtggcacccatgcatcgatcttctttgtgaatccaagcttcttcaaatggttaataacggtttgatgacttatccccagctcttgccCGATGCAACGgatgctactatgccggtcttcctcggctaattcagcgattttgtcgcaattttcgacgacaggccttccggagtgtggcgcatcttcgacgatctctacaccagaacgaaaacgttgaaaccatcgttgtgcggtggaaatggaaactatcgggtccataaactgcacaaattttattggcagcttgagatgcatttttgcctttgtcatagtagtactgtaaaatatgtcggattttctctttattttgctccatatttgcgacactttaACTCACGAACagcttaaccaaacaaaacactgtcaaggactatattatagcgcgcaaaaatacctttccaacaagctatagtatgactcgatacaatgaatacaactagaactacgcgcttacaacgacacctcgcggaaataccgcaggacttttttgacagcctaatattttcttcaggaaaaggaagggatataaagatatgttgacaatgttcacattcacactcacactcaatACTTAAACCTAtgttatatctaatatgtatttacatttcacctcattccgatttctcgcgaaggaaaaggaaaaggatataaggacaatcacacacgaagatcgataacttttaaaagacatatatttgggatatGTAATCAAGTCAACtcatgcttttccggcctcactgaacgaatAGCTTCGActgagctaagactatccgttacactATTTGTCTTACAAAACCTCTATTAAAACAGAATcaaagccatttgaatttctgaagaaagcaacgcaagacaatcattcgtccccttgcccctgcggaacccatattgtgtatctgtgtatctgagagtaagccattcgtttcaacccatcgatcaagaagaaacaagatcattttctccaacaatttccgtagacaagacagcattgctattgggcggtttgaattgaagtcggacgcaggATTTtcaggtttttgaatagctataactcgcacttgtctccaatcatctggaacaatattatgctccagaaactgattaaataaattcaacaagcgatgtttggtcACATCAGGGGGGTTTTTCAGtaagttgaatttaattctatccgttcctggagctgaactgttacaagaaaggagagcgagagagaattctaccattgaAAACTCGGAATCCAGATTGCAcgtatcttgtggtatatctcgaacaatttttttgcacgggagcagAATCGAAAACCttccgcgcaaaattaaaaatccatcgatgtgaatattcttcgcttttattcattgaagagcgatttctcatgcttccagccactttccataattttttcattgacgtttctcgtgacaaacctcccacaaaATTTCGctaataagcacgttttttccctttgatcaagtttttaaattaattttcatggtctaaatacgtttgaaaattttcaatggttccacgtttccgaaaagctttaaatgcgttccaTTTTCCTGATATaacttggaacattggctatcccaccatgatCCATTTTCCTGATATaacttggaacattggctatcccaccatgaattgggaggcctttgacgaatagtggaacctcggatgggtttcgtttgagagCGAACAGCGCTGTCATAAAGTAAACTAGAGAGGAAATTATACTCCTCCagtggaggtaaaccatctctggaattgatggctagaggaatcgcgtccgcatattttttccagtcaatgtatcttgtgaggtcatatgcgatgtttatagattcagaaaaattcgacccagtggtgatggaaattttgattggtaagtaatcactaccgttggggtcctggattacgttccacttgcaatctaacgatagtgaattcgagaaAGCAAGAGGTCAACTTAgtcacttgggttagcaggaggtttaggtacacgtgttgtttccccagtgtccaaaacggtcatattgaagctttTACGAAGGTTATATGTCAACAATGAATGGTTGTCATCGCACTTTTCCCCTCAGgtagttccgtgagaattgaagtctcacAAGATCAATCGTGACTCAGGAAAGAGTGAgtacatgtcaacaagttgcttgcggctaaccgcagctctcgaaggccaatacaagctcCCAAATTATTCCTTTCAAGTCCCATCAAATACACAGTAGAACCTTCCTGGGCTTTAGTCCTGATTTATCTACCGTTTGAGTTGCTTCACCACACTTTAACCACGATCGTTTTCGCCCAATATTGTCGTATGTGACCCATTTCTTATCTCGTCACCATCCGTTTAAGAAATGGATCGATTTAGTTCTGTTTGATCAAGGCTTCGCGGATAGAAGCTCGATCATGTTTTTTGGTGTTAATAGTTGTGGCTCCTGTGACTATCTACTGTGTCTTCCCGGATATCTCAGTAGCAAGAGACCCTCCGAACTGTGTCTAGGGGTCGGCTGCTTACTCGGTAATTGGAGGGGCCTCGCGAtgaaatttgaaagaaatattctcagcttcttttttttaatgttctatTTATTCATGATGTTTTGATGTTTTGGCGATTTGTTCCATGCTGGCGAGAGAGGCAGGCGGATGCGTCATCAATCCACGCGGAAGTTGACGGTTGCTCGGCGTCTTCCCTCTTTGGCGTAGATCGACAAGCCCAGGACGACACCGGAATGGCACTGCCGAGAGGGGCCCTTCTTTGTGTTTATAGTCAAGCTGGTCAGAGGATTATCGCTGATCTTAGGCGTAGTGGCGGACCACAAGGCCGAATGGTGTGCCGGTCAATCGGAAGTTCGTCGACGGAATAGCGTCTAAGCTTTTCGACAAAACTCTTGGACAAACGTTCGTCACACACCACGCCTGAATCCAAAAAGCCCCATTTTATCTAACGGGCTAACtgtctctctctccctctctcctaAACAAATTTACAATAAGGTGTAAACATTAAAAAACCTTCATATTTATTAAAAAGAACTAACTCAATTGTAACAAACGATTacattcccaaaaatcgaccttctgttTGAATcctatttgaggggcttagaatgaaaggggtgtaagtgatttgatcgatttctctacatcgactctctttttgggtcataacttagctgcaaatacattcccagttgtatttaccaacgtggaaaataggtcagaacctcatctatcggattctatagcaaacttaaattagaAAGTctttgcagttgagttgttaactaaataaaaagttgatgaagagaaaacgatcatgtcacttacaccccttgcattctgagcccctcattttgcgtatctgaaatgacgatttcctcAGAGTTCACAATTTAGGAGTccctgttagggaaacatatttcggtgggaacaaaaatgctcccgaattgtatgtatttgcaatgtcgatttcccatagttccttggttttgatgtcagTATTGGGGAAACCGTGTTTCGTTTTGGGCGGCataatttgaggagcacaaattgggcCTACTAAGACTTGGAAGttatggcgtttagataactcaattgttcatctcatgaaaaataatattctattcattgtcatagatgcgtagaaatatttcctatcagttGATGCACACATCCCATCTGTTAAAAATCTGTTAATAAATTCTCGAGTTAAAAGCATTCAAAATCTTTTacttttttcctacatgttctgtgtttagattttcactTTATCCTTCATATATTTCTGTTACACGTaggcctacgtcaaaaaacggtgcatatttgacccttACCGACCAATCTGAAACATTCTAAATAATCTTTTTTGACCAACCTAATATATGCACCATGAAACTATCATCAAGTTCGAAAATAAGTATCTGATCATTTTTGAGTGAGCTATGTTCAAATGGATgcgtatacagccattccatgccaaaccgatatagtggttcccagattttcgtcaaaagtaataattgtgttcttcatcgcaaaacattagacccgtatttttttttattagggtccctcttccatttcagggtggtccttttttccaaaaatgtttttttcaaaaattcataactttttgtttatttatttaaattaaagTTTATCTGACAACATCGTcctaataaaacaaaatagttaTAAACACATTCAAACATGAAATTAAGCACATTAGAATTCTCGTTCCTGTTTCTGAAGCGTGGTGACGGTTCTCcgaattcaaaaaaatgttctaaTGAAAACGTCCTAATCATTTCCGTTATCGGTTCATGATGACCAAACTTTGGACGATGCGGGAGCGGTTGCAGCAAATACGAGGATCGTAGGATTCGGCTGGGAGCACGAAAGTTCACCATCTCTAGCAAGTTAGGTGCGTCAAATTCACCACAAATTAGTTTGGCAACGAAAGTAACTTGTTGAATACGCCTACGTCGTTCAAGCGCATCCAGATTTAATAATCGACATCTAGCTATATATAGCGGCGGATTTCGTGGATCACGCCAAGGTAGATGCCTGAGCGCTCTACGGATGAAGCGTTTATGAATTCGTTCAATTCTGATGCTCCACATGTGTTGGTGAGGGTTCCACTACCAATGCGGTTTCAAGAGAACAGTAGAGTGACTTCGACAATAAGAATCGGTGAAGTCCCTAGACATTCTTGAAATGAACCCAAACTGACGATTGGCTTTAGTAACCAGCGCAGAGCGGTGTGCGTCGAAGTTGAGTTTAGAGTCGAGCGCTACACCCAAGTCGTTGACCTGGCTTACTCTTTTTATGATGAAATCATCGATCATGTATTCGAATATAATTGGccgttttttttcgataaaaacTCTTGATCACACAATCAGTAATGCTGATGGTAGGTTTATTCAGCCGGCACCAACATACGAACTGATCAAGCAAGCTCTGCAACCGAAGGAAATCCTCGAGAGTTTTAATAGCCAGATAGATCTTCAAATAGTCTGCGTAGATCGATACACAGCCGGATGCGAGAATAAGCGACACGTCGTTCCAAATTATCGCGAACAGCAGTGGCCCTAGATTGCTGCCTTGTCGAACTCCCGAACAAACAGCAAACGGATATGAAGTGTGAGACTGGAGCTTAACACGAAGCGTTTTTTCCAGAAAGGTATGACGTCAGCCAGTTGAAGAATCCTTCAGAAGCACCAGGACGGGATAGTTTACTCAACAGGATGCGGTGGTCAATTCGGTCGAAAACGGCTTTTATGTCGGTATAAACAGCATCAACTTGAGTTCGTTCTTCTAGGCGGTTGATACAAAACGATGAGAACTCGAGAAGATTTGGGCTGACCGAGCGTCCTGGCATAAAACCATGTTGTACTGGTGAGATATAGCTCTTCACCTCGAAGAAGACAACATCGTTCACGATTATTTCAAATAGCTTAGATGTGGCAGATAAGCTGTTTATCCCGCGATAGTTGGTCACGTTGCACTTATCTCCTTTTTTGAAGACGGGAAACATATAGGAGTGCTTCCACACATCTGGAAAGATTCCTTGATCCAGCGAAGCTGTGTAGATACAAAATAGTGGTAAAGCCAAAGCTGAAGCACAGCGACAAAGAACTATTGCTGGAGTTCCATCTGGGACAGGAACTGTTTTaaccactgaatcgatttaaatgatcgacgAGATAATGGttcatgaattttatgaatttttgaaaaaagtcatttttgggcaaaagtggaaaaaaatgatttttcggaccaccctaaaatggaaatgggtaccctaataaaaaaatcttttgcgataaagaacaaaactaccacttttcatggaaattcaAGAACCACTAtaacggtttggcatggaatggctgtatattggaTTTTTATCCAAATAAGGAATTATTTTCCGTATATTCTCTTGCAGGTTATCTAAGCATCAGTGAAGCTGATAAAGCGGCGAGGTTAGGTAAACAAAAATCGAACATATGGCATCAATTCGCAGAAGGAGAACTCATCCTGAAACAGGGCTTCGTCTACAAACGCAAAGGAGCTTTGTACGTCCCACGCAGACGAATGTTATTGCTTACTACGGGACCTCGTCTAATCTATATCGATCCTGTGCAGATGGTTAAAAAAGGCGAAATTCCTTGGAGTAAAGAAATACGAGTAGAAACCAAaaatttcaaagtttttttcGTTCATACGGTAAGCTTAATATTAGAATTTCTTGTTTTGCAACAGACATTGCAGATATTTGACGTCGAATTGtattttgaatgtaatttaaATGATTTTGATCACAAATAAGTAATACGGTGAGATTTTAATTATCAACCTGTGTTTTTAATAACGGTACTATCGATCAGAAGTTAATACGTTGGCTCGGGAATACGCTCTTGGTTTGCTATTGAAAGATTTGATCCGAGATTTACGTTCCAAAACTTCCAATGGATGTAGTCGTTCGCTATCCGGGTGCACTTTAACTGAACTGCATTTTACTGGGTATGCGTTAACTAAGCTGTaccgccgttctacgcatagttgtcccatgttccaaaataatCAACTGAGTAAAACGCTATCAAAATTTTGGACCATACTTGTCTACTTCagaagctttaaacttttcggtttagcaatacactgggtttttgacgtaggactacgtctttcatttctataccgggatgtaaattcaaagtttcgaaaacgaaagcgttacgccagagaacgagattttgagcgttgatagctcctaaacaaccgaatAAAATGGTGTGATAAACACATTCGaaatcattcgaaagataaaatgtcgacgcgttatatacttgttactttttgatcaaaaaacttgtttcaatacccttaaaattgctttcaaaacaggctattgaaatcgccaatcggtatataagcgagagcCGCTCGGAATTCCGCtcagttagaggcgaatgaactgaaaagtttaaaccctcttaaagcctaaaagaagaagaagaagaattccgctcagttataattgaacagcgattggagcatgttgtcactgctgtggcgaagctaactttgttcatcatgaaagcgctgatgaacggtgtcaccaagagcctgtttgtgcaccttagaccagaagggaatccatcaggaggagaattataccactgaaaaggcgaccaagaaagtaacagcatcgaaaattggttccgcttgaggagCAGCcgcaacacacacacatacatgagcgcaactcttttcgtttgatgGTTATCAAGCAGCGAGAAGAATCTggaagatgtcatcgttgctgcaaaataatctgccggctccccttggaattgaaaattacattcaagcaaaagagcttattttaatgttttctattcatattaggctgtcaaaaaagtcctgcggtatttttttgaattttcatttgttcataaaattagcgggcttcgaccacgaccgtttgcgcttcacgttgtcgtaagtgacccacttttcatcgccagtcaccttccgcttcagaaacgggtcgattttgttgcgattcagcagcgattcacatgcgtcgatacggttaaagatgtttttttgcgtcaacgtgtgtggcacccatacatcgagcttctttgtgaatccaagcttcttcaaatggttaataacggtttgatgacttatccccagctcttggccgatgctacggcttcTACTacgccggtctttctcggctaattcagcgattttgtcgcaattttcgacgacaggccttccggagcgtggcgcatcttcgacgacctctacaccagaacgaaaacgttgaaaccatcgttgtgcggtggaaatggaaactgtatcgggtccataaactgcacaaattttattggcagcttaagatgcatttttgcgtttgtcatagtagtactgtaaaatatgtcggattttctctttattttgctccatatttgcgacactataactcacgaacgacttttttttatttaaatcgtttatttttacatcacgaacgacttaaccaaacaaaaaactgtcaaggactatattatagcggaCTATAAAAaagctttccaacaagctatagtatgactcgatacaatgaatacaactagaactacgcgcttacaacgacacctcgcggaaataccgcaggtcttttttgacagcttaatataatactgtgaccaaatacattttgttttgtggtttttcaatcaagtgcaattagcaggaaagcttctgaagattattctttcccatcagtaaaatattttcgtatccaatattggatgcatacaatttaaaaacggaaaatgtttcgcatcgcgagaATCATAATTTCCCATCGATCATTGTTCAGTcgatgaaagtttcaaactcagagagtacattcgcctctagtttgccttccaaattgccatagcaaaccacaccttctctcgattcaatcgcggataaaaagcatacttaagcgatattctggtggtgaattgCACTCAGTATATTTCGAACTGTGAGGAAGCGTAGAACAGCCGTTCCATCAGAAGGAAAAGAGAGGACGACCAAGAGAGtgccagcatcgaaaattggttccgtttggtggttatcgagttagcggACATCGAGCATCGAGAAGCATCCGGatagatgttatcgttgctgagaaataatctgccagatccccttggaattgataattacattcaagcggaagagtttattttaatgttttctattaatataatactgcgatcaaatgcatctcgttttgtgatttttcaatcaagtgcaattaccaagattattcttccccatcagtagaatattttcttaTCCAATATTTGATGCATAAAACCctatgcctccaacgtaacgctctcgtttcgaAGTCCCTCAagtattcatttgttcattctttccgaatggattcagattcaacttcaaacaaatgatcactcaatcaacgatagtcctacgtcaaccttgcggttataccacagatataacccacttcctgtttttttacaagcagaaaactattgtttaataaaATGTGAACAgatcccctcacttgaatcaatcaatcttggttacggGCTTAAAAAATCatagtgggacagttatgcctagaatatcaacatgggacaattgagcctgatgttattttttcaaaagctgGAAACAAACTGTAACTTTTgtgtgtttttccgtaagattaggcatagaaacatcgtttgatgaagaaaagtgaaaattgtctaaAAGTAAAATGGGACAATTTTgcatagaacggcagtatagtccA from Toxorhynchites rutilus septentrionalis strain SRP chromosome 3, ASM2978413v1, whole genome shotgun sequence encodes:
- the LOC129775222 gene encoding 3-phosphoinositide-dependent protein kinase 1 isoform X1; translated protein: MSISGQIDANVQDNVIKYQPNRTMSVETEPATKHVVNNYCARRNANDFIFGKLIGEGSFSVVYLAKDIHTSKEYAVKVCEKQLIVREKKQEYVKREREALNRLSVLPGFLNLYCTFQDSSKLYFVMTYAKNGTLLQFLEKHKTFDVACARFYAAEILHAVEQMHNYNIIHRDLKPENILLDENFHIMIADFGSSRIDDKEQNISSKERDEKEDTESESEETKNDQKLVKRKRGSFVGTAQYVSPEILQGRHSTRSSDLWSFGCIIYQMIAGFPPFRGPNDYLIFKKIEKLELIFPVAFDPDAKDLISKLLVLDPRKRLGAEDNLPYASIRNHPFFKSIDFSKIRKLNSPLRDSISNGTERTNDCSVECGFDFPENITPGLDDKHITRLMGLELGSQVEVSSSSTSHVTGYLSISEADKAARLGKQKSNIWHQFAEGELILKQGFVYKRKGALYVPRRRMLLLTTGPRLIYIDPVQMVKKGEIPWSKEIRVETKNFKVFFVHTFERGKCHPYMCDEATNVLTHSMCIFCAKSPHTLYQCEKFIFHITLVFMRYSNQQPIPFTSKRQQAIPLVRIRCHENRWHPVIQQLTS
- the LOC129775222 gene encoding 3-phosphoinositide-dependent protein kinase 1 isoform X2, with product MSISGQIDANVQDNVIKYQPNRTMSVETEPATKHVVNNYCARRNANDFIFGKLIGEGSFSVVYLAKDIHTSKEYAVKVCEKQLIVREKKQEYVKREREALNRLSVLPGFLNLYCTFQDSSKLYFVMTYAKNGTLLQFLEKHKTFDVACARFYAAEILHAVEQMHNYNIIHRDLKPENILLDENFHIMIADFGSSRIDDKEQNISSKERDEKEDTESESEETKNDQKLVKRKRGSFVGTAQYVSPEILQGRHSTRSSDLWSFGCIIYQMIAGFPPFRGPNDYLIFKKIEKLELIFPVAFDPDAKDLISKLLVLDPRKRLGAEDNLPYASIRNHPFFKSIDFSKIRKLNSPLRDSISNGTERTNDCSVECGFDFPENITPGLDDKHITRLMGLELGSQVEVSSSSTSHVTGYLSISEADKAARLGKQKSNIWHQFAEGELILKQGFVYKRKGALYVPRRRMLLLTTGPRLIYIDPVQMVKKGEIPWSKEIRVETKNFKVFFVHTFERGKCHPYMCDEATNVLTHSMCIFCAKSPHTLYQCEKFIFHITLVFMRYSNQQPIPFTSKRQQAIPLLP
- the LOC129775222 gene encoding 3-phosphoinositide-dependent protein kinase 1 isoform X5, whose amino-acid sequence is MSISGQIDANVQDNVIKYQPNRTMSVETEPATKHVVNNYCARRNANDFIFGKLIGEGSFSVVYLAKDIHTSKEYAVKVCEKQLIVREKKQEYVKREREALNRLSVLPGFLNLYCTFQDSSKLYFVMTYAKNGTLLQFLEKHKTFDVACARFYAAEILHAVEQMHNYNIIHRDLKPENILLDENFHIMIADFGSSRIDDKEQNISSKERDEKEDTESESEETKNDQKLVKRKRGSFVGTAQYVSPEILQGRHSTRSSDLWSFGCIIYQMIAGFPPFRGPNDYLIFKKIEKLELIFPVAFDPDAKDLISKLLVLDPRKRLGAEDNLPYASIRNHPFFKSIDFSKIRKLNSPLRDSISNGTERTNDCSVECGFDFPENITPGLDDKHITRLMGLELGSQVEVSSSSTSHVTGYLSISEADKAARLGKQKSNIWHQFAEGELILKQGFVYKRKGALYVPRRRMLLLTTGPRLIYIDPVQMVKKGEIPWSKEIRVETKNFKVFFVHTQGDELPAKEGKEGIRM
- the LOC129775222 gene encoding 3-phosphoinositide-dependent protein kinase 1 isoform X6, with protein sequence MSISGQIDANVQDNVIKYQPNRTMSVETEPATKHVVNNYCARRNANDFIFGKLIGEGSFSVVYLAKDIHTSKEYAVKVCEKQLIVREKKQEYVKREREALNRLSVLPGFLNLYCTFQDSSKLYFVMTYAKNGTLLQFLEKHKTFDVACARFYAAEILHAVEQMHNYNIIHRDLKPENILLDENFHIMIADFGSSRIDDKEQNISSKERDEKEDTESESEETKNDQKLVKRKRGSFVGTAQYVSPEILQGRHSTRSSDLWSFGCIIYQMIAGFPPFRGPNDYLIFKKIEKLELIFPVAFDPDAKDLISKLLVLDPRKRLGAEDNLPYASIRNHPFFKSIDFSKIRKLNSPLRDSISNGTERTNDCSVECGFDFPENITPGLDDKHITRLMGLELGSQVEVSSSSTSHVTGYLSISEADKAARLGKQKSNIWHQFAEGELILKQGFVYKRKGALYVPRRRMLLLTTGPRLIYIDPVQMVKKGEIPWSKEIRVETKNFKVFFVHTKNHLIS
- the LOC129775222 gene encoding 3-phosphoinositide-dependent protein kinase 1 isoform X4 is translated as MSISGQIDANVQDNVIKYQPNRTMSVETEPATKHVVNNYCARRNANDFIFGKLIGEGSFSVVYLAKDIHTSKEYAVKVCEKQLIVREKKQEYVKREREALNRLSVLPGFLNLYCTFQDSSKLYFVMTYAKNGTLLQFLEKHKTFDVACARFYAAEILHAVEQMHNYNIIHRDLKPENILLDENFHIMIADFGSSRIDDKEQNISSKERDEKEDTESESEETKNDQKLVKRKRGSFVGTAQYVSPEILQGRHSTRSSDLWSFGCIIYQMIAGFPPFRGPNDYLIFKKIEKLELIFPVAFDPDAKDLISKLLVLDPRKRLGAEDNLPYASIRNHPFFKSIDFSKIRKLNSPLRDSISNGTERTNDCSVECGFDFPENITPGLDDKHITRLMGLELGSQVEVSSSSTSHVTGYLSISEADKAARLGKQKSNIWHQFAEGELILKQGFVYKRKGALYVPRRRMLLLTTGPRLIYIDPVQMVKKGEIPWSKEIRVETKNFKVFFVHTPHRTYYLEDPQGYALEWHQAITKIYEQMNGE
- the LOC129775222 gene encoding 3-phosphoinositide-dependent protein kinase 1 isoform X3, with protein sequence MSVETEPATKHVVNNYCARRNANDFIFGKLIGEGSFSVVYLAKDIHTSKEYAVKVCEKQLIVREKKQEYVKREREALNRLSVLPGFLNLYCTFQDSSKLYFVMTYAKNGTLLQFLEKHKTFDVACARFYAAEILHAVEQMHNYNIIHRDLKPENILLDENFHIMIADFGSSRIDDKEQNISSKERDEKEDTESESEETKNDQKLVKRKRGSFVGTAQYVSPEILQGRHSTRSSDLWSFGCIIYQMIAGFPPFRGPNDYLIFKKIEKLELIFPVAFDPDAKDLISKLLVLDPRKRLGAEDNLPYASIRNHPFFKSIDFSKIRKLNSPLRDSISNGTERTNDCSVECGFDFPENITPGLDDKHITRLMGLELGSQVEVSSSSTSHVTGYLSISEADKAARLGKQKSNIWHQFAEGELILKQGFVYKRKGALYVPRRRMLLLTTGPRLIYIDPVQMVKKGEIPWSKEIRVETKNFKVFFVHTFERGKCHPYMCDEATNVLTHSMCIFCAKSPHTLYQCEKFIFHITLVFMRYSNQQPIPFTSKRQQAIPLVRIRCHENRWHPVIQQLTS